ACGCGGTACTCCTCCCGCAGAACCGCAACGTCCTCCGGGGTCAGCCTCCGGTACGAGCCACCCTCCGCCCACCACACCTCATCCGCACACCCCGAAAAACCCTCCCCCCGCAGCGCGACCCGGTGCACCTTGTTCGTGGCGGTCACCGGCATCGACGCCACCACCCGTACGAACCGGGGCGCCATCTTCGTGCCCAAGTCGCCCTGTGCCCGCAGGAATTCGGCGAAGCCATCCGCGTCGAACGCCACCCCCTCCCGCAACGCCACCGCCGCCATCACCTGATCCCCGGCCACCGGATCCGGCACCGCGTACACCGCGACCCCCGCCGCGTCCTCCCACCTGGCCAGGATGTTCTCGATCATCGCCGCCGCCAGGTTCTCGCTGTCGACCCGCAGCCGGTCGTCCGTACGCCCTGCGAAATAGAGAAACCCCTCCCCGTCCCGGAAGAACAGATCCCCGGTCCAGTACCACCCGCCCCGCCGCCGCGCCGCATCCGCAGCCTCGTTCCGCCAGTACCCCTCAAAAGGATTCGGCCCCCGGTTCACCAACTCCCCTATCGCGTCAGCCCCGTTGACCAGCACCCCACCCTCCCCGAACCGCGCCGCGACCCGCTCCTCCCCCGTCTCCGGATCCACCACGGCCAGCTGGTCCCCGGGCGCCGCCCGCCCCACCGCGCCCGCCGGCGTGTCCGCGGTCCGCTGGATCGCAGCGCCGCCCTCCGACGATCCGTACCCCTCCACCAGCGGCGCCCCGAACCGCTCCTTGAAGCGGGCCGCGTCCACCGCGCCCGCCTCCGTGCCGAACCCCATCCGCAGCGCGTGCTCGCGGTCGTCGTCCCGCTCCGGTGTGGCCAGCAGATACTGAACGGCCCGCCCCACGTACGTGAAGTAAGTAGCCCCGAACTTCCTCACATCACCCAAAAACCCCGACGCCGAGAACCGCTCCCGCAGGGCGACCGCCGCCCCTCCCGCCAGGGCGGGCGCCCAGTTCGCGATCACGGCGTTCCCGTGGAACATCGGCATGCACACATAGTGGACGTCGTCCCCGGTCACCCCGAAGTGCCTGACCAGCGAATATCCTGCCGCCGCCAGCCGCCCCTGCGTGCAGATCGCCGCTTTGGGCGCCCCGGTCGACCCGGAGGTGAAGTACAGGAGCATCCGGCTGTCGGGCGTGACCTTCCGGGCCACCGCGTCTCCCGGCCGCGCCCCCGCGTAGGGAGCCAGCAGCTCCTCGTACGCGTCCGTCCCGGTCACCAGGATCCGTACGCCGGGCAGTTGAAGCCCGTCGAGCAGCCCGATCCGTTCCCGCGAGGTGACCAGCACCCGGACTTCCGTGTGCACGATGTCCCGCGCCAGCTCCGCCCCGCGCCGGGTCGGATTGATGCCGGCGACGGCGGCCCCCGCGAGGGCCGCGGCGCTCAACCACAGGGGAAATTCAGGGGTGTTGTCGAGCAGCACACCCAGGTGCGGCTGAGCGCCCCGAGGCAGCAGGTCCACCAGCAGCGCCGCCCGCGCCGCCGCGCCCGCCGCCACGTCGTGATGGCTCAGAGTGAGGCTGTCCGCCCTCAGCCCCACCCTGTCGTCGCCCCATTGGCGCGCGACGAGTTCCGCTACGGTGCCCGCACTCCCCATGGAATCCATGGATCAGCACGGTAATTGACGCACCGTCAGAAAGACACGTCCGCGCAGGAGTAGAAGGCGTTGGTCGTGTCGGCGATGTTCCAGACCGACAGGATGATGTGGTGCCCCGTCTTCTGGGTGGGGATCGTGCCCTGCTGG
The sequence above is drawn from the Streptomyces sp. NBC_01465 genome and encodes:
- a CDS encoding AMP-binding protein; amino-acid sequence: MGSAGTVAELVARQWGDDRVGLRADSLTLSHHDVAAGAAARAALLVDLLPRGAQPHLGVLLDNTPEFPLWLSAAALAGAAVAGINPTRRGAELARDIVHTEVRVLVTSRERIGLLDGLQLPGVRILVTGTDAYEELLAPYAGARPGDAVARKVTPDSRMLLYFTSGSTGAPKAAICTQGRLAAAGYSLVRHFGVTGDDVHYVCMPMFHGNAVIANWAPALAGGAAVALRERFSASGFLGDVRKFGATYFTYVGRAVQYLLATPERDDDREHALRMGFGTEAGAVDAARFKERFGAPLVEGYGSSEGGAAIQRTADTPAGAVGRAAPGDQLAVVDPETGEERVAARFGEGGVLVNGADAIGELVNRGPNPFEGYWRNEAADAARRRGGWYWTGDLFFRDGEGFLYFAGRTDDRLRVDSENLAAAMIENILARWEDAAGVAVYAVPDPVAGDQVMAAVALREGVAFDADGFAEFLRAQGDLGTKMAPRFVRVVASMPVTATNKVHRVALRGEGFSGCADEVWWAEGGSYRRLTPEDVAVLREEYRVHGREGLLEAGKSSPSGA